The archaeon genome includes the window CCTTGTCCTGGCTGCTTTCGGCACTCACTACGCGACCAGCTATGAGTTACGGCAAATGCTGCCCCCGCCCACGGTCTCCTGCCCACAACTCGACTCGTGTAATGGCTTAGTCTATTTCCTAACTGAGCCAATAACCCACGCTGACTTCATCCTAAACTACGCAGGGATTTTCTTGTCCTTCCTAGGGGCCATATTATTCAGTGGGGTGTATGTACGTTCTCCTCGCGGTTTACGTAAGCGGAACGCTGATCGTCAATCTCCCGAGATGAAGGGGAGCAATCGAAGCCAAAAGTCATATAGCATGAAGATGGCGTGAAGTTCGAGATGGAGAGCGACCTCGTGGCACGGGTCACCGAACGTCTCAAGGACATCTTGGACGAAGAGACGAACAGGAAGCTCGGCGAACTGAACACCATCACCGACGTCTCCGAGCTCCAGCCCGGCACCATCAGGGTCAGGTTCCGCCCGCTTTCGGCCTACAGTCCACTGGCCGTGGACGTCGGCCGGAGCATCCGCGACGCCTGCACGTCAGTGGAGGGCGTGGCCGCAGTCAGGGTCGAGTGCGTGGGGCACATGATGGACGACCTCGTCAACCGCATCGTCAACAAGGACGAGATCAAGCCAAAGGCCGTCGGTTAGGAAAATCTCCGCCGAAAGTGCGCTGTCAACAATCTGTGTACACTTTGTCTAATGTTCTACTGGAGGGCATTGTAAATGCCCGGCGGCACATGGGGCACGCGCCCAACCAATGTTATCTAAGAATCGCCCGGAAATCACTGCCATCGGCATCGGCAGCGCGGGTTGCAAACTTGTCTCGCTCCTGAGCAGAAGGTCTCTCCTCGTGGAGAGGTTCGTCTACGTCTCCTGCGACGAAGGGGACCTTACGTTCGCAGACCCTCAAGACTCGATCCTCCTAGAGTCGCCAGTCGACCAGAAGCTGAGCCCCTCGCTCGTCAGGGGCCTGGCAAACGCCTCCATCTCAAGGATCCGTGAAGCTCTCGCAGGCTCCAAAGTGGTCTTCGTGGTCGCTGGCCTCGGCGGGGCGACCGGCAGCGGCCTCTCACCCCTGGTGGCCTCCCTTGCGAGCGAGGGCGGGGCGATAACGGTCGGGGTCGCGATGATGCCTTTCGAGTTCGAGAAGAAGATGAAGTTCTACGCGGGGGTCTCGCTAAAGCACCTCAGAGCCGCCTCGAGGGGCGTGATAGTCGTCGACAACGACGTCCTGATGTCCTCCACGGGGGACTCGACCCTCACCGGGCTCTACGACTCGGCCAACAGGCAGGCTGTCAAGGCCCTTGGTTCGCTCCTCTCAAGGTCCTCTGGAACCTCCGTAGCGGTCGGCCTCAACAAGGTCCTCGCAACCGTGCTCCAAGAAGGCTACTCTCTCCTGGGGGTCTCCAACAGTGGTACCGTCGACAAGGCGGAGGACGCTCTGGCGGGCGCAGTCCTTTCAATCGGGAAGCTTGCAGAGGCGAAGGAGGCCAGCCATGCCGTCGTCATACTCAACGGCAACTCCTCCCTCTCCGGGAAGGAGGTGGGCCTGGTCGTCGGGCGCCTCGGCTCGATGATCAACAACCAGTCGGTGGACGTGGAGTACGGAGTCAAGTACTCCGGGTCTTCACAGCTCCAGGTTAGCCTCCTCGCGTCCGGCTTCACCTCGACAAAGTACGACGACTACGACCCCCTGAACAAGATCCTCGGCAAGAGGGTCATAGACGGGGAGATGGACTTCGCCCTCCCCGAAGGGTTGGAAGGACTACAGTCCTGCGAATAGCCCCGGCCCTTCAGCCTCCGAAGTATTCCTTCACAGAGCGGCTCCTTGTCGCCAGCTTCCTCGCCTTCTCCAGGTGTTCGTCCTCGAGCCGCTTGAAGGGTATCTCCGGCTTGGAAGCCACCTTGAACCCCCGCGGGATCTTCCGGATGTCCTCCCAGCCCGCTTCAGGCGTCCCTAGGGTTGCAAGTATCTTTCGAGAAGACCCGGGCAGGAATGGCTGGAGGAGAATCGCAAGCTTCCTGCTAACTTCGAGGCACGAATAGATCACCTGCTCGCATGCCTCCTTGTCTTCCTTGATTAGCTTCCAGGGTTGACTCCGCTGAAAGAACCCGTTCCCCAGGTCTGCGATTGCGAGGATTTTCGACATCGCATCCCTGATGTCGACCTGGTCCATCAGCCGACCGACCTCGTCGCAATTCTCCAGCGCCCTATGCATGAAGTCTGCTCCGTCGGAGGGGTTCCCACCCTTGACCTCCCCCCCGAAGTAGTTCCATGCGAACGTCGTCGTCCTATGGACGAAGTTACCGATGTTAGCCACGAGTTCGTTGTTGACCTTGCTCTGGAATTCGTCCCACTTGAACTCCGTGTCCCTCGTTTCAGGGATCAGCTGGATGAGATAGTACCTCCATACGTCGGGGTCCAGCCCCACCTCAGGGACGCTTTCACAGAAGACTCCCCAACCCCTGCTCTTCGAGATCTTGTCCCCCTCGTAGTTACAGAACTGCATCCCCACTACATCGTAGGGAAGGTCGATACCTCCGTGGGCCATCAGCATCCCGGGCCAGAAGATGGTGTGGAA containing:
- a CDS encoding DUF59 domain-containing protein yields the protein MKFEMESDLVARVTERLKDILDEETNRKLGELNTITDVSELQPGTIRVRFRPLSAYSPLAVDVGRSIRDACTSVEGVAAVRVECVGHMMDDLVNRIVNKDEIKPKAVG